A stretch of DNA from Deltaproteobacteria bacterium:
AGGCGGTGGCGGCGGCAACGGCAACTCCGTCATCCTCAGCACCATTCAAAACAAAATTGAACGAGCGAAATTTTATCCGTTGGTAGCGAAGCGACAAAATATTGAAGGTGCCCCCGTGGTAGAATTCAAAATTGGGAAGGATGGTTTGGTGGAGTATGTCAAATTGAAGCAAACTTCAGGTTCTCCCCTTCTCGATGAAGCGGCCCAAAAAACGGTGCAAAATGCCGCTCCGTATCCTTCTTATAATGATCCCATTTCCTTAAGCATCCGCTACGCCTTAGGCGACAAGCCGTATTAAGCTAGCATAATTTTTGATGGCATTTTGAGGAAAGATCCGTTAGAAGCTTTCCCCCATGACGCATTCAGTCCAAAAAGCGGTGATACCAGTGGCGGGTTTGGGTAAACGCCTCTGGCCTGCGACAAAAATATTGCCCAAAGAGTTTTTACCCATCGGCACAAAGCCCTCCATTTATTTTATTTTGGAAGAGCTCACTCAAGCGGGACTTAAAGAAGCGATCCTCATTACCTCTTCCGAAAAGAAAAGTTATCTTGAACACCTACCGGATGTTTTCCCCAGCCTTCAATTTCATTTTGTGGAGCAAAAAGAACCTCTGGGATTGGGGCATGCCGTGGGGCTTTCAGAAAAAATCGTCGCGGGAGAATCTTTTCTGGTTTTACTTCCCGATGATATTGTCGATCACACCAAAACCGCGAGCACACAACTCATCGAAATTTTTCAGAAGACAAAAAAATCCGTAAGCGCCGCAAAAAAAGTCGCCAAAGCAGAAGCCTCCGCCTATGGTATCTATGATGTCACAAGTGCTCAGGGAAAATGCCGCCGTGTACAGGGCGTCGTGGAAAAACCGCATCCTGATGAAGCACCATCCAATCTCGC
This window harbors:
- a CDS encoding UTP--glucose-1-phosphate uridylyltransferase; translated protein: MTHSVQKAVIPVAGLGKRLWPATKILPKEFLPIGTKPSIYFILEELTQAGLKEAILITSSEKKSYLEHLPDVFPSLQFHFVEQKEPLGLGHAVGLSEKIVAGESFLVLLPDDIVDHTKTASTQLIEIFQKTKKSVSAAKKVAKAEASAYGIYDVTSAQGKCRRVQGVVEKPHPDEAPSNLAIFGRYLFTSNIFKHLQNTSKGRNGEIQLADAMHTLAKTDQLDALELEGKLFDIGNPEGLARANLYFGIKEYGDSIIDL
- a CDS encoding energy transducer TonB, with the protein product GGGGGNGNSVILSTIQNKIERAKFYPLVAKRQNIEGAPVVEFKIGKDGLVEYVKLKQTSGSPLLDEAAQKTVQNAAPYPSYNDPISLSIRYALGDKPY